The genomic region GAAGCGGGGTCGGTCAACCGACCAACGGTTTCGAGCAGACGGGGAACCGCGACGGGTTTGCTCAGCGTTTCATGCGCACCAAAGAATCGGGCCACATTACAGTGATCGGTATCGTGAGCGCCACTGGAGACGGCGACGACCTTGACCCGAGGGAATTTTTGATGAAGCATCCAGGTGAGTTCGAGAATGTCCATGTCCGGCATCAGGATATCCGTGATGACCAGATCGACCGCATGCCGCTGGAGATGAGCCAGCCCTTCCCGTGCTGAGGAGACCTCATTGACGGCATACCCGGCTCCTTCCAACGTCCGCCGGAAAAACTGTCTGGTCGCGGCTTCATCGTCGATCAGAAGAATGTCAGCCAAAGTGCCGTTCCTCACCTTGGCCGTTGTATCAAAAATGGAGTCTGACTGATACTGGCGGAGACGCCAGGTACCAGGATGGAGGGTAAAAACACTAACGATTTCCGATGGATTCGATTTCTCTGAGATCCGGATCCGTGAGCGTAAAATTCCGGCAGGCCAGGTCTTCCGCCATGTGTTGAAGGTTAGTCGTACCCGTCAGCGGCAACATCCCGATCTGCATGGCAAATCGAAATATCAACTGAGCCAATCCCATGCCGTAACGCCCGGCCATCGCCCTGATGTCAGGATCGATAGAAACCTCACGATTGGCCGTCAGGAGGGAAAAGCCTTGGTAGACGATATCCTGAGCCTGACAAATCTCCCGCACGCCCTTGTCCCAACCGAAGGCCGCATAGCAGCGGTTTTGTACCACCATCGGCTTGACCTTGGCTCGCTCGCATAGAAGAGCCAGTTGCTCGGACGTCACGTTGCTGATTCCGATCATTTTGACCTTCCCGGCTTCGTAGAGCCGCTCGAAAGCCGCCCAGACCTCCCAATCCTCCGGCCCCAGTCCTCGCCTCCCGTAGGGTCCGTGCAGAACATACGAATCCACGTAGTCGGTGCGCAGGTGCTGAAGCGAACTTTCAAATGATTGCTCCACTTGGACACTCACGGCGGCGCGCGGATCATAAGGGGTACGATGGTCCTGACCGTTGAGCGGCGTGAACTTTGTCTGGACGAACAGGCCTTCGCGAGACACGCCTTGCTCGGCTAACAGACCCAGCGCCTCTCCTACCCGCGCTTCCTCATAGTGAATGAGCTGATTGGCCGTATCGATTGCCCGGAAACCGGCTTGCACCGCCGTCACGACAAGCTGCGTGGTGGCCTCCTTCTTCCACGCAGTGCCATACATGAACGAAGGCAGGCGTATGCCGTTGTGCGCAATAACCGTGTCTTCAGAATTCTCCATCATGACAGCGCTCGGTGCCGCATTGCGGCGTCAGGGAGTGGCGAGTACGTCCTTCCATATCGCAGCGAGTTCACGCAATGCGCCCGCACCGTCGCCCGCCAAGGCGGAGCCGTGCATCGCTGCCAATGTCTTGGGGTTGAGCTCGGCCAACCGGTAGAGCGTCGGTTCCGTCAATGTCGAGTACGGAATATAGTTTGCCAGAGGTCCCTGCTGATACTCGACCAGTACTTTTCGGCACCGCTCAAGTACTTCCACGCCGGCCACCGGTTCCACGTTGCCGCTTTGATGGAAAAGGTCGGAGCAAAACAGGGTACGATTGACTTCCTCGAACAGGAGGCCGGCCTCCCAACAATGTGGGACATGAGGCGTACTGAGGAAGCGGAATCGGTATTTTCCGGTGCTGAGCACCTCTCCATCGCTCATACCTCTCGCCGGTCTGACGGCGAGGCAGTCGTCGACGCTGACCAGCTTGCCGACCATGCTGCACACAGCGGTTGCCTCGGAGGCGATTCCTTGCCACTCCGGCAACGTCCCGCACTCATCCGCTTCGAAATGACTGAAGCCAATCCAACGAAGAGCAGCCGGGTCGATGAGCGAGGCGACAGCCTCTTTCACCATGGGGAATAAGGCCCGAGGCCCCGTATGAAACAATAGCGGTTCCTCGTCCCGAACCAGAAATTGGCTGAACTGCAGGTCGAACGCCTCAATGAACGTCGTAAGCCGGAACACATCCGGAGCGATTTCCGTCACCTGAGCCATGGTTCCCTCCCGACAAGATATCCGTCAGCCGGTTCTTTCAATGCTCTGGGAAACGGTCGACGATTCCACCT from Nitrospira japonica harbors:
- a CDS encoding response regulator, which gives rise to MADILLIDDEAATRQFFRRTLEGAGYAVNEVSSAREGLAHLQRHAVDLVITDILMPDMDILELTWMLHQKFPRVKVVAVSSGAHDTDHCNVARFFGAHETLSKPVAVPRLLETVGRLTDPAS
- a CDS encoding aldo/keto reductase family protein, translated to MMENSEDTVIAHNGIRLPSFMYGTAWKKEATTQLVVTAVQAGFRAIDTANQLIHYEEARVGEALGLLAEQGVSREGLFVQTKFTPLNGQDHRTPYDPRAAVSVQVEQSFESSLQHLRTDYVDSYVLHGPYGRRGLGPEDWEVWAAFERLYEAGKVKMIGISNVTSEQLALLCERAKVKPMVVQNRCYAAFGWDKGVREICQAQDIVYQGFSLLTANREVSIDPDIRAMAGRYGMGLAQLIFRFAMQIGMLPLTGTTNLQHMAEDLACRNFTLTDPDLREIESIGNR
- a CDS encoding oxygen-binding di-iron domain-containing protein — protein: MAQVTEIAPDVFRLTTFIEAFDLQFSQFLVRDEEPLLFHTGPRALFPMVKEAVASLIDPAALRWIGFSHFEADECGTLPEWQGIASEATAVCSMVGKLVSVDDCLAVRPARGMSDGEVLSTGKYRFRFLSTPHVPHCWEAGLLFEEVNRTLFCSDLFHQSGNVEPVAGVEVLERCRKVLVEYQQGPLANYIPYSTLTEPTLYRLAELNPKTLAAMHGSALAGDGAGALRELAAIWKDVLATP